Proteins co-encoded in one Nicotiana sylvestris chromosome 7, ASM39365v2, whole genome shotgun sequence genomic window:
- the LOC104244173 gene encoding probable serine/threonine-protein kinase PBL7, with protein MESANIAGSSSIVAKTFTFEELTNTTRNFRDDCLLGEGGCGRVYKGQLHEQNKVVAIMQVDQNGNRKFLVEVLRLNLLHHPNIVNIIGYCADRDHRLLVYKYMPLGSLKDYIQDPSPSKKQLDWDTRMKIAIEVAKGLEFLHDKAQPPVIHCNINCYNILLDEGYHAKLSGFSLAKLGPIGGKHHVYIKFQGVIGYSAPEYVMTGELSVKSDIYNFGVVLLEIFTGRKAMENSTDGDEHNLVEWLRYFFKDQKFSEMADPTLQGNYPAKGLQQALIVAEMCVQEQPTKCPGISEVVTFLTHIASGKYDSEMSGCSKLNLNIS; from the exons ATGGAGTCTGCTAATATTGCAGGATCTAGTAGCATTGTTGCAAAAACTTTTACATTCGAGGAATTAACCAATACAACCAGAAACTTTCGAGATGATTGTCTTCTTGGAGAAGGCGGTTGTGGAAGAGTATACAAGGGGCAACTTCACGAACAG AACAAG GTTGTTGCAATCATGCAGGTTGATCAAAATGGCAACAGGAAATTTCTTGTTGAAGTGCTGAGGCTAAATCTGTTACACCATCCTAATATTGTAAATATAATTGGCTACTGTGCTGATAGAGATCATAGACTTCTGGTTTACAAATACATGCCACTAGGATCATTAAAAGACTATATTCAAG ATCCTTCACCTAGTAAGAAACAACTTGATTGGGACACTAGAATGAAAATTGCTATTGAAGTAGCAAAGGGATTGGAATTCTTACATGATAAAGCACAGCCACCTGTAATACACTGTAATATCAACTGCTATAATATCTTGCTTGATGAGGGATATCACGCCAAGCTATCTGGGTTTAGTTTGGCCAAACTCGGGCCTATAGGAGGCAAACACCATGTATACATAAAATTCCAGGGCGTGATTGGGTATAGTGCACCTGAGTATGTCATGACTGGTGAGTTAAGTGTAAAATCAGATATTTACAACTTTGGAGTTGTCCTTCTGGAGATCTTTACAGGGAGAAAAGCAATGGAAAACTCAACAGATGGAGATGAGCATAATCTGGTTGAATGGCTAAGATATTTTT TCAAAGATCAGAAATTCTCCGAAATGGCAGATCCAACGCTTCAAGGCAACTATCCAGCAAAAGGTTTACAACAAGCTCTTATAGTCGCAGAAATGTGTGTTCAAGAGCAACCTACAAAATGCCCCGGCATATCAGAGGTGGTCACATTTTTGACTCACATTGCTTCAGGAAAGTATGATTCTGAAATGTCAGGATGTTCCAAACTCAATCTAAACATCTCCTAA